CGGGTCTCCGGTACTTTCCCCTCCCGCAACTGGCAGTGGGGCTTTTTCAAAAGTGCCTACGAGAGGGCTAAGGAGGGGAAGATTGAGCTCGACCCCTACTATTGGGCGCCAAAATATTCCAAGCGCAACGTGGCCTGCCCCTTCTGCACCAAACCCTGCGGCCAGCTCTTCGTGGTGGAGGGAGGGAAATACGGGCCCATCGAGGTGGACGGTCCGGAGTACGAGACCCTTTATTCCCTGGGCGGCGCGCCGGAGATCGCCGAGATCGAGGCCGTGGCCAAGGCCAACGAGATCTGTGACCTCCTTGGAATCGACACAATCTCCGCGGGCCTCACCGTGTCCTGGGCCATGGAGGCCGTGGAGCGCGGCTACCTCAGCCCGGCGGACCTGGATGGGATCAACCTTCGCTTCGGGAACGCTGAGGCCATGCTGAAAGTTTTGGAGAAGATGGGCCGGAGGGAGGGAAAGGTCGGGGAGCTTCTCGCGAACGGCTCCCGCGCCGCCGCGAAAAAACTCGGAAAAGGGGAGGAGTTCGCCATCCACATCAAGGGCATGGAGCTTCCCGCCTACGATATTCGCGGCTCCAAGGGTGTGGCCCTGGCGTTTGCCGTGGCCTTCCGGGGCGGCGATCACCTCACGGCCGGGGTCTACGGAACCGAATACGGCGGCTCCTGGTGGAAGTTCGAGGCCGTGGATCGCCGCAAACTTATGGGCAAAGGTTTTGAGGTGAAGATCCACGAGGACCTCATGGCCCTCTACGATGCCCTGGGCGTGTGCAAGTTCTCCCGGCACATCTTCTTCCTGGAAGCCTTTCCGGACATGGTGGCCGCGCAAACGGGTCTTTCCCTCACCATGGCCGAGCTCCTCACCGTGGGCGAGCGCATCTATAACCTGGCGCGGGCGTTCAATGTTCGCGAGGGTTTCTCCCGAAAGGACGATCATCTTCCGCACCGGGTCATGGCTGAGCCCATTCCCGAAGGGCCCTCTGTCGGGGATCGCGTGAGCTACGAGGAGCTTCAAAAGCTTCTGGATGACTACTACGAGGCGCGGGGCTGGAGCCGGGAGGGGATCCCCCTCAAGGCCCGCCTCGTTTCCCTGGATCTTCCGGAGGTGGCGGAGGCCGTGGGCGCCAAAGGTGTCTAGCCGGCGCGGTCTTCCTCTGCCTTTCCATCCCCTCCCGTTCAGGGAGGGGATTTTTTTGCGATTTCCGTGGGAGGGGTTTATGGCGGAGGTTTCTTTCCAGCCGTTTTCGAGGCCAATCTTTTCCGGTTTTCCGGGCTTTCTTAAGGGGCACGCTGGCCTTTGTCCGCCCCTCCTTCACGCTCCCGCTGCCTGACCAGATTTTCTGTTGCCTCGATTGGAAGGTGTTTGCCTGCCCTCCGCGATTTTCCTATACTTTCTTTTGTCGAACACGGCAAGAGCAAGTGGGGGTAAACATGCCGGGGAGGAAGCGAGCGGGGAAGTCAGCCCAAGGTGCTGATGATTTTCGGTATCCTGAAGTTAAGCGCAAAAACAATCCGCCTGCGGGGATAGCTCCAACTTACGAGGTGCGAGAGCGCAAGATCCAAACCTATGCTTATGATCCCCACTTGGATCCGCAACTGGTGTGGGCGGGCAAAGCCGAGCACACCAGTTTTGAGGTGGACGTTGTTTCGCTCCACATTCATGAGTACATCTCCACCAAAGCCATCCTGCGCGCCGTCCGCCGCCCCGAACCAATCCAGTTCGATCTCTTCGGCGAAACACCCCTCCCTGCCGATCAGCAGATAGAGTTCTACAAGCACGAGGTCGGCTGGACCAACCGCCTGATCTTGGGCGATTCGCTTCTCGTGATGAACTCACTTCTTGTCAAGGAGGGCATGGCGGGCAAGGTGCAGATGATTTACATGGACCCGCCCTACGGCATCAAGTACTCCAGCAACTTCCAGCCGCGCATTGACCGCCGCGACGTGAAGGACACGGACGAAGACCTCACCCACGAGCCGGAGCAGATCAAGGCCTACCGCGACACCTGGACGCTGGGCATTCACTCCTACCTGACCTACCTGCGCGACCGTCTGCTCTTAGCGCGGGAACTCCTCACCGAGAGCGGCTCCATCTTCGTCCAGATTAACGACGAGAACCTGCACCTGGTGCGGTGTGTGTTGGATGAGGTGTTCGGAAGGGAGAATTTTGTGGGGGTGATCCCTTTCCGTAAGAAAACGATGCCTCTGGGAACCAGCAAAGGTATTGAGCAGATGGACGACTTTTTGTTGTGGTATGCCAAGACTAAGGAGCAGTTGAAGTATCGTCAGCTTTTCATCCCTCAGTCGACTGAAGGCAATACACTTTACAAGTTTTGGGAGGATAGCGGATACTCCCGTGCTAAGATGACTGATGAACAAATAAGAAACTATTCTCTACTGCCAGTACGTGCGCGTCCGTTTAGGCTTAAGTCATTAATGCCTTCTGGTACGAACCGAAGTGGCTTATTTACATTTGTATTCCGTGGCAAAGAGGTGAAGCCACCTAAGAACGGATGGGCTACGGACAGAGAAGGAATGCACCGGCTATTGCATTCTGAAAGGTTGGAGTTTAGTGGCGAGACACTAAATTATGTGCTGTTTGCAGACGATTACCCTGTGACACCGCTTACAGCTCCTTGGCAGGATACGACAGGACCCTCCGAAAGAATCTTCGCGGTACAAACCGGTGAAAAGGTCATCGAACGCTGCATCCTGATGACTACCGACCCGGGCGACCTGGTCTTCGACCCGACCTGCGGCTCAGGCACCACCGCCTGGTGCGCCGAGAAGTGGGGGCGGCGCTGGATCACCTGCGATACCAGCCGCGTGGCCCTGGCCATCGCCCGCCAGCGTCTGATGACGGCAAAGTTCGACTACTACGAACTCAAAGACCCCGAGCGCGGCCCCGCCGGCGGCTTCATCTACGAGACCGTTCCCCACATCACCTTGGAGAGCATCGCCAAGAACACCGAAATTGATGCCATCGCCGAAAAGTACAACCCTCAGATTGAAGTGGCCTTGCAAGAACTCAATAGAGCATTGGGCAAGGACTGGAAAGAGTGGGAAGTGCCACGCGAGGTGCCCCATCCTGTCTGGTCAGAGAAGGCACAGAAGGCTTATTGGCGGCTTTTGGAGATTCGGCAAAGCCTTGAGCCCGAAGCGAAAAAAGAAGCAGAGCGCTTGCTGGAAACCATCTATCAGGAGACGGGACACCGATGGAAGTTAAACGAAATTCCCGAACCTGTGCCTGCCAGCGATTGGTCTGAGCCAGCAAAAGAGGCGTTGCGCCGATTCTGGGAATTAAAGCGCCAAAAGCGAAAAGAGATTGACGAGAGCATCAAGCGCAATGCCCCGCAAGAGGTGCTCTATGACCGACCCAAAGTGGTCAAGGGCGTGGTTCGGGTGTCGGGACCGTTCACCGTAGAGGCAATCCCCGTGCCGACGGTAGAAGACCCGACACAGGCACCTATCCCGCAATTTGAGGCGCAGGAAGTTGGCGAGCGCATTGCCGACCGAGGGGGCGACTGTCTCACCACGATGGTCAACCTCTTGAAGCAGCAAGGCGGTGTCCTTTTCCCTGGCGGCAAGCGCTTGGAACTCCAAAACCTGCGCCCATTGAACTTAGGCTATCTCCATGCCGAGGCCGAAGCGCAGCAGAATGGCAAAACTTTGCGGGTAGCGATCAGTTTCGGTCCGCAACACGGACCCGTGACGGCTTATCAGGTTCAAGAGGCCATCCCGACCGCAAAGATGAATGGCTACAACATCCTCATTTTCGCCGGCTTTGCCTTTGACCCTGAGGCGCAGGCGCTCATCCAGAAGACGCCGGTGGCAGGGCTTCAGGTGCATCTCGCCAACATTGCCCCCGATGTGCTGGTGGGGGATCTGCTTAAGACCACGCGGGCAAGCCAAATCTTCACCGTATTTGGTCAGCCCGATGTGCGCGTGCAACGGCAGGAAGACGGCACTTTCGTCGTGGAGTTGCGCGGTGTGGACATCTACGACCCGCTCACAGGTGAGGTGCAATCAAGCTCGGGCAAGGATGTGGCGGCTTGGTTTTTGGACACTGACCACGACGGCAAGACCTTCCACATCTGTCAAGCCTTCTTCCCCGGCGACCCCGATGCATGGGAGAAACTCCAACGTGCCCTCAAGGCCACCATCCCCGAGGAAGCCTTTGAACAAATGCGCGGCACCGTCTCCTTCCCCTTCAAACCCGGCGAGCACAACCGCATCGCCGTCAAAGTCATAGACTTTCGGGGAAACGAGGTGGTGCGGGTGCAAGCCCTTAGCCGAGCTGAGTATCAGCCAGCCACTAAGGAGGCGTAGAGGAATGGCACTTTCCAAGAGGGATTGGATATTGTTGATACTGAAGATGATGCCTCTGGACAGAATTCGTCTTATGAAGGCGCTATTTCTTCTCTGGAACAGGTCGGGTAGGAACATCCCAGGATACTTTGAGTTTGTGCCCTACCTTTATGGTCCGTGCAGTTTTGAGGTGTATTCTGTGCTTGCTGATATGTCTAGGCAGGGGCTTATTGTCCAGCCTCCTCACCCAACACGGCAGTGGGCTAAATACTATCTGACAGAGCGTGGGAAAGTCGCTGCGGAAGAAGCGATGAGAACCGTTGACTTGAATACACAGGCGTTACTCAAACAGGTGGTTCAGGAAGTCTCGCAACTCGGTTTCTA
The Methanomassiliicoccales archaeon genome window above contains:
- a CDS encoding aldehyde:ferredoxin oxidoreductase gives rise to the protein FRSPLTGGLCRSMAGAWIGVALRKAGFDALVIRGQSREPVVLVIEDGKARLDSGRDLWGLDTRATRKALQERYGEGIRTAVIGPAGEKLSWIATIECDGRQAGRGGGGAVLGAKKLKAVVVKGTGEIPMADPEKVKELIRHWNEIIRKHPVTEADMKYGSGEFLDWMNRVSGTFPSRNWQWGFFKSAYERAKEGKIELDPYYWAPKYSKRNVACPFCTKPCGQLFVVEGGKYGPIEVDGPEYETLYSLGGAPEIAEIEAVAKANEICDLLGIDTISAGLTVSWAMEAVERGYLSPADLDGINLRFGNAEAMLKVLEKMGRREGKVGELLANGSRAAAKKLGKGEEFAIHIKGMELPAYDIRGSKGVALAFAVAFRGGDHLTAGVYGTEYGGSWWKFEAVDRRKLMGKGFEVKIHEDLMALYDALGVCKFSRHIFFLEAFPDMVAAQTGLSLTMAELLTVGERIYNLARAFNVREGFSRKDDHLPHRVMAEPIPEGPSVGDRVSYEELQKLLDDYYEARGWSREGIPLKARLVSLDLPEVAEAVGAKGV
- a CDS encoding site-specific DNA-methyltransferase, whose amino-acid sequence is MPGRKRAGKSAQGADDFRYPEVKRKNNPPAGIAPTYEVRERKIQTYAYDPHLDPQLVWAGKAEHTSFEVDVVSLHIHEYISTKAILRAVRRPEPIQFDLFGETPLPADQQIEFYKHEVGWTNRLILGDSLLVMNSLLVKEGMAGKVQMIYMDPPYGIKYSSNFQPRIDRRDVKDTDEDLTHEPEQIKAYRDTWTLGIHSYLTYLRDRLLLARELLTESGSIFVQINDENLHLVRCVLDEVFGRENFVGVIPFRKKTMPLGTSKGIEQMDDFLLWYAKTKEQLKYRQLFIPQSTEGNTLYKFWEDSGYSRAKMTDEQIRNYSLLPVRARPFRLKSLMPSGTNRSGLFTFVFRGKEVKPPKNGWATDREGMHRLLHSERLEFSGETLNYVLFADDYPVTPLTAPWQDTTGPSERIFAVQTGEKVIERCILMTTDPGDLVFDPTCGSGTTAWCAEKWGRRWITCDTSRVALAIARQRLMTAKFDYYELKDPERGPAGGFIYETVPHITLESIAKNTEIDAIAEKYNPQIEVALQELNRALGKDWKEWEVPREVPHPVWSEKAQKAYWRLLEIRQSLEPEAKKEAERLLETIYQETGHRWKLNEIPEPVPASDWSEPAKEALRRFWELKRQKRKEIDESIKRNAPQEVLYDRPKVVKGVVRVSGPFTVEAIPVPTVEDPTQAPIPQFEAQEVGERIADRGGDCLTTMVNLLKQQGGVLFPGGKRLELQNLRPLNLGYLHAEAEAQQNGKTLRVAISFGPQHGPVTAYQVQEAIPTAKMNGYNILIFAGFAFDPEAQALIQKTPVAGLQVHLANIAPDVLVGDLLKTTRASQIFTVFGQPDVRVQRQEDGTFVVELRGVDIYDPLTGEVQSSSGKDVAAWFLDTDHDGKTFHICQAFFPGDPDAWEKLQRALKATIPEEAFEQMRGTVSFPFKPGEHNRIAVKVIDFRGNEVVRVQALSRAEYQPATKEA